One genomic region from Bacillota bacterium encodes:
- a CDS encoding BMC domain-containing protein, translating into MGEALGLVETKGLTAAIEAADAMVKAATVTIVGYEKIGFGLVTVMVRGDVGAVKAATDAGAAAAKRVGELVSVHVIPRPHAEVEKEILAKIQDAPRG; encoded by the coding sequence ATGGGTGAAGCTCTAGGTCTTGTCGAAACAAAGGGCCTTACCGCTGCTATCGAGGCGGCGGACGCCATGGTTAAGGCGGCGACGGTCACAATCGTTGGGTATGAGAAAATCGGATTCGGCCTTGTAACCGTCATGGTACGGGGCGATGTCGGTGCAGTCAAGGCCGCGACGGACGCAGGGGCGGCAGCGGCCAAGCGTGTCGGTGAACTCGTATCGGTACACGTAATTCCCAGGCCTCACGCGGAAGTTGAGAAGGAAATCCTGGCAAAGATCCAGGACGCACCACGTGGCTGA
- a CDS encoding BMC domain-containing protein, with translation MSNAIGFVETRGLVAAIEAADVMVKSADVKIIEYRLVGSGLVNITVQGEVAAVKVAVDTAVERVRKLGEAISFHVVPRPHEDLLKVIPLREAIEP, from the coding sequence TTGAGCAACGCCATAGGCTTCGTGGAAACTCGTGGGCTGGTCGCGGCCATCGAAGCAGCGGATGTTATGGTCAAGTCTGCTGATGTAAAGATCATCGAATACCGGCTTGTCGGGTCAGGGCTCGTAAACATTACTGTCCAGGGAGAAGTGGCAGCGGTGAAAGTGGCCGTGGATACGGCGGTAGAGCGGGTGAGGAAACTCGGTGAGGCCATCTCGTTCCACGTGGTGCCGAGACCCCATGAGGACCTGCTCAAGGTCATACCTCTGCGGGAGGCGATTGAGCCTTGA
- a CDS encoding EutN/CcmL family microcompartment protein, which translates to MYLGRVIGTVVATRKDEGLVGTKLLITQPVDAEREPIGQPFVAVDTVGAGAGEIVLYVTGSVAPYAVRRGAVPIDAAIVGIVDRLELSKD; encoded by the coding sequence ATGTACCTCGGCAGGGTGATCGGGACCGTCGTGGCGACACGCAAAGACGAAGGCCTGGTTGGCACCAAACTCCTCATCACTCAACCGGTGGATGCTGAGCGAGAACCCATCGGACAGCCGTTCGTTGCTGTAGATACAGTCGGTGCTGGAGCAGGAGAGATTGTGCTGTACGTTACCGGGAGCGTGGCTCCCTACGCCGTACGCAGGGGGGCCGTCCCGATAGACGCCGCTATAGTGGGTATTGTTGATCGGCTGGAATTGTCGAAGGACTAG
- the pduB gene encoding propanediol utilization microcompartment protein PduB encodes MTDSLTEKIIRDILARCGTADTAAGARLQRPNYQREKWKPRVGSRESKDHSPAPSVNACVLQPAATAPLVQSNLPAGALLGFAVKRASPGHRPAEAGPEEPVGCPADPTSRTTAPEEPRGEAPDLPGIEFQGVAGGDTFGYVMADMDLRLIEHLKIVTQNQAVGVLCSRRGAAPLIVAADEACGSADVGIADIELVDGDRGKRGALVVFEAQNALEATRVVETCLNNVKERQRYILETGAGGIETLYCSRAARIINRLFNVPLGRACGVIAGYPAAVGLAAASVALKSADVFLESFCGPSSSCRVGNEFWTVISGDPSRVKTALDAAHKMGAAILQRLATNTGEVSS; translated from the coding sequence TTGACGGATAGCCTTACCGAAAAAATCATCAGGGACATCCTCGCGAGATGTGGGACCGCCGACACCGCTGCCGGAGCGCGTCTGCAGCGGCCCAACTACCAGCGCGAGAAATGGAAACCACGGGTCGGATCCCGCGAGAGCAAGGACCACAGCCCGGCCCCCAGTGTTAATGCGTGCGTGCTGCAACCGGCAGCCACGGCCCCTCTGGTTCAGTCCAACCTGCCTGCTGGTGCGCTGCTTGGTTTCGCCGTTAAGAGAGCCAGCCCCGGTCACAGACCCGCTGAGGCAGGGCCCGAGGAACCTGTCGGGTGCCCGGCAGACCCAACGTCGCGAACCACAGCGCCTGAGGAACCGCGTGGGGAGGCTCCGGACCTACCCGGTATTGAGTTCCAGGGAGTTGCTGGTGGTGATACGTTTGGCTACGTGATGGCCGACATGGATCTGCGCCTGATCGAGCATCTCAAAATCGTCACCCAGAACCAGGCCGTTGGTGTCTTGTGCTCGCGTCGAGGAGCTGCCCCGTTGATCGTGGCGGCGGATGAAGCATGCGGGAGTGCGGACGTAGGTATTGCAGACATAGAACTGGTAGATGGCGATCGAGGCAAGCGTGGCGCGCTGGTGGTGTTTGAAGCGCAAAATGCCTTGGAAGCGACCAGGGTCGTGGAGACATGCCTTAACAACGTAAAAGAACGCCAACGGTACATCCTGGAAACCGGTGCCGGCGGGATAGAGACCCTCTACTGCTCGCGAGCGGCTCGGATCATTAACAGGCTGTTTAACGTACCGCTCGGCCGGGCATGTGGGGTAATCGCTGGCTATCCGGCCGCAGTAGGCTTGGCGGCTGCCAGTGTGGCGCTAAAGTCTGCTGATGTATTCCTGGAAAGCTTCTGCGGCCCCTCATCGTCCTGTCGCGTCGGGAACGAGTTCTGGACCGTCATTTCGGGCGACCCGAGCAGAGTCAAGACGGCTCTTGACGCTGCACACAAAATGGGAGCCGCCATCCTGCAGAGGCTGGCTACCAACACCGGGGAGGTTTCAAGTTGA
- a CDS encoding BMC domain-containing protein: MSDALGLIEAIGYAPSMAAVDAACKCAEVEFLGLETVIGAGGKASVVVKFRGEVATVTTAVEAGLAAARSVGEVLAWRVMPRPHESLSRLIWSEETQASIICR, from the coding sequence TTGAGCGACGCACTGGGTCTCATCGAAGCAATCGGTTACGCCCCTTCCATGGCCGCCGTGGATGCAGCATGCAAGTGCGCGGAAGTAGAGTTCCTGGGGCTTGAGACGGTGATTGGAGCGGGGGGGAAAGCCTCAGTCGTGGTCAAGTTCAGAGGCGAGGTGGCAACGGTCACCACAGCGGTCGAAGCCGGCCTGGCAGCCGCTCGCTCGGTGGGTGAGGTACTTGCCTGGCGCGTCATGCCACGGCCACACGAGTCGCTTTCCAGGTTGATTTGGAGTGAAGAGACGCAAGCGTCAATCATTTGCAGGTAG
- the ade gene encoding adenine deaminase, translating into MGQGQKASLVLKDGLVVNVITREVYQADVAIYDDLILKVGDASDLTGPCTEMLDLKGKYYVAPGFIDSHMHFESSMLTISEFSRLSIPSGTTTLVADPHEIANALGLVGIRAMCEEATLVPSRVYLVIPALVPDCPGLETACCNITSKHMAEALGYPNVLGIGELQGFSNARAVHRYAPQVVTDLVASTTYAQSMGKTVDGNAPDLFGSELAAHIVAGGTEVSCHETTRKDECLEKIRYGVYVFMREGSTQKNMAECIRVVTEEGVDSRRLIAATDDMVAEDLASTGHMNWAIRRIIEQGIDPVEAIQMATINPATYFGLKHIGVLSPGKMADIAVISDLSAMEIEKVFIGGRLVAGAGQTLIDIPVYTYPDSTKRSVRREPVEADMLQVRAHSGTARVRTIGLIPDQNLTDLLEFDIPVQGEIAMADLGQDVLPIAVVERYGRTGGIGKGFVKGFGLSSGAFAESVSHDAHNIIVVGTDHRDMAAAVNRVIEMNGGVAVVKGGRVLDELQLPVGGLITDEVDGLRLSQKISALHAIARAELGCRVHAPFMHLSFLSLTTSPKLKITDRGLIDVERFAIVDPVV; encoded by the coding sequence ATGGGTCAGGGCCAAAAAGCAAGCCTGGTACTCAAAGATGGCCTTGTGGTGAACGTCATTACCCGCGAGGTTTACCAGGCTGATGTGGCCATTTATGACGACCTTATCCTCAAGGTGGGTGACGCATCAGACCTGACCGGCCCTTGCACCGAAATGCTCGACCTTAAGGGCAAGTATTACGTGGCCCCAGGTTTTATAGATTCTCATATGCATTTTGAAAGTAGTATGCTTACCATTTCGGAGTTCTCCCGTCTGTCCATCCCTTCCGGCACTACAACGCTCGTCGCGGACCCACACGAGATCGCAAACGCGCTCGGCCTTGTGGGCATCAGGGCAATGTGCGAAGAAGCGACGTTAGTGCCGAGCAGGGTTTACCTCGTCATACCCGCGCTTGTCCCGGACTGCCCGGGCCTCGAGACCGCGTGCTGTAACATCACTTCAAAGCACATGGCTGAGGCGCTGGGCTATCCCAACGTCCTCGGCATCGGGGAACTGCAGGGGTTTTCAAACGCCAGGGCGGTTCACCGGTACGCCCCACAGGTGGTCACCGACCTAGTGGCTTCGACTACCTATGCGCAGTCGATGGGGAAAACCGTTGACGGCAATGCCCCCGATCTTTTCGGGAGCGAACTGGCCGCCCACATCGTGGCCGGGGGCACCGAAGTCTCATGCCACGAGACAACGCGAAAGGACGAATGCCTCGAGAAGATCCGATACGGCGTTTATGTCTTCATGCGGGAGGGTTCCACCCAGAAAAACATGGCGGAGTGCATCAGGGTTGTGACCGAGGAAGGCGTGGACTCGCGCCGACTCATTGCGGCCACGGATGATATGGTCGCGGAGGACCTTGCAAGCACCGGCCATATGAACTGGGCGATCCGCAGGATCATCGAGCAAGGTATCGACCCGGTGGAAGCGATCCAGATGGCGACCATCAACCCCGCCACTTACTTCGGGCTAAAGCACATCGGGGTACTCTCTCCTGGGAAAATGGCCGATATCGCTGTGATCTCGGACCTGTCCGCGATGGAAATCGAGAAAGTTTTCATTGGCGGCAGGCTTGTCGCCGGGGCTGGTCAGACGCTTATCGATATCCCCGTTTACACCTACCCCGATAGCACAAAACGGTCGGTCAGGCGCGAACCTGTGGAGGCAGACATGCTTCAGGTAAGAGCGCATTCCGGCACTGCTCGCGTCAGGACGATCGGTCTAATTCCTGACCAGAACCTTACGGACCTACTCGAGTTTGATATACCTGTACAAGGTGAAATCGCGATGGCCGACCTTGGACAGGACGTTTTGCCGATCGCTGTGGTCGAACGCTACGGGCGCACCGGCGGAATAGGAAAAGGATTCGTAAAGGGATTTGGGCTATCGAGTGGCGCCTTCGCGGAGAGCGTCAGCCACGATGCCCACAACATCATTGTGGTCGGCACGGATCATCGGGACATGGCGGCCGCGGTCAACAGGGTTATCGAGATGAATGGGGGCGTCGCGGTCGTTAAGGGTGGCCGGGTGCTGGACGAGCTGCAGCTGCCCGTGGGTGGACTGATAACGGATGAGGTAGACGGCCTGAGGCTCAGCCAAAAGATAAGTGCTCTGCATGCTATTGCACGAGCGGAACTCGGCTGCCGGGTCCATGCTCCGTTCATGCACCTTTCGTTCTTATCGCTGACGACCAGCCCCAAGTTGAAAATCACGGACCGGGGTCTCATTGACGTGGAGCGATTCGCCATCGTGGACCCCGTCGTGTAG